In the genome of Budorcas taxicolor isolate Tak-1 chromosome 7, Takin1.1, whole genome shotgun sequence, the window tgtacacacacacacagcatacagAAATAGATACAAGTGTATAAATGGGAACATACATTTCCAATTCTGTCTGTTGAGAGGACTTAGAAACAAAGATTCCCTAGTAGCCATAACAACACCTGAATgcccagattttttttaatttcttctccaaTAAAATGAACCAAAGCTTCTTAGAAGAGTGGTTGACTCCAGAACTGGAGCAGGTAAAATATAAGATAATTCTGGAATACCTTATGGGGCTAAAAGGTAAAGGAATCCCAAGGAATCCTTGGGACAAGTGGGGAGGGAGATGCAGGCATTTTAAAGGACTCAGGAGCTAATCTGAAAGAACTCATAATGATCAAATCTGGAACAATGTGAGCAATAAAATTAACAGTGATCATATTAGACATAGcccaaataataaaagaaatattgatgAGACCATACAGATATAAGTGACTGAATATATAAATGCAGAGAACTCTGCCTCGGAGAATAATTCTAATAGAATGTAGAACAAGAAAGATATAAAATCACCATGGAACACCACAATGATAATTGCTACAGGCAAGATCCACTGATGATGGCAAAATTAGTGGTGAAAGTTTAAGGATTAACAGGATTTCTGTGTCACATCAACGTAAGACCCTCTTAAATATGTACTAGAGAGAAATAGTAGCTATTCAGAGGAGGACCCTGGCCAGACACCACTTTAACTGTGATCAAGATTAACATTTCCCATGTGCTGAGGATGACACATCACAAGTGTgtgattttctcttaaaaattcaAAACCTCAATGTACTCATGATAAAACAGCAGACAAATCCAAATTGAGGAAAATTCTACAAAATACTTAACTGGTACTCTACAAATGTATTAAGGTCACAGAAGACATTAAGATAGAGTAATGGTCACAGTTTGGAGGAAACTAAGGAGACATGGCAACTAAATGAAATGTGGGATTATACTGtcacagaaagaaaattttactggaaaaatgaggaaatatgTTTAAAGTCTGAAGTTTAGCTAATAGCATTGCaacaatgttaatttcctggtttcAATAACTGTTCTGTAAGATATTAACATTAGGAGAATTTCAGTGAAGACTAGTTGGGGATTCTCTCTACTATTCTtgtaagtctaaaattatatcaaattcaattcctttttaaaaactaaagttgTCACAAGTAATTTCTTAACATACACTAGGCATGATCGAACCCatagtgaagtcaagtgggcagatgacaagcagagagaaaaaaggcaagtgccttttcaaaacagaaatcagGACTCAGCATCTAGAGACATAAAGTGGTTCCAGCTTTTCCGACTGGGCCACAGAAAACCTAGAGTTAAAAGTCTGGCCACTCATACTAGTCACTTCTTCCTTCACTGTGAATTCAAAAAGCACAGGCAGGAATACTTGATAAATTAGCAAAGATCATATATGTATTCAATACATACTATTATATGTAATGTAATTCACATTATGTATTCTATACATAATGTATTAAACACAAACATATATGTTATAAACACATATGTAATGTACATGGTCATATTAACACATATTACATATGAGTGTGTAACATTGCATATATTAAATATTGATTATTATGAATATAATCATATACtaatattatacatacatatatacatatatggagaaggaaatggcaacccactccagtgttcttgcctggaaaatcccatggacagattgagcctggcagcctacagtctgtggtgtcacgaaagagtcggacaggacagaCGGACtaaacaatatacatatatattatacatatttaatatatgatGTATATGAACTATGTATTCTCataagttatatataatatatacatacgtatatacatatacacataatacaggcttcccttgtggctcagctgctaaagaatctgcctgcaatgcaggagacctgggtttgatccctgggttgggaagatcccctggagaagggaaaggctacccactccagtattctggcctagagaatttcatggactctatagtccatggggtcacaaagagtcgaacatgactgactttcacttcacatacacataatatatattatacgactatattaatatataaatgacATGTATAAATACATGTGACTATATGTATGCAACATATATGACTTTGTTCATCAACTGAGTATCTATGTGGTACCAAATGTTCAGAGAGAGAATATAGAGATTTTAAGAAAGACGAACCAGGCCCCAGTTAAGAAAATGATGGCAGGAAAAGGCAACGATTGCAGCAGTGGGCATCCTGCTTGCTCCTGCCTGGAGGGAAACTGGTTCAAAGCTTCCCTCTGCTGCTGCAAGGATGCTGACACTGGGTCAGGCCAGACTAACAACCTCCAGCTGCCCAAGTTCCAGGTGCACTTCTGACAGAAAGATGAGAAGAATGTTATGTTGTCTCTCTGGAGAGAACTGACTTGGTAGGGGAATGGGCTCACAGGAGCAGCACTCTGGGTTCCCTCAAGAGCAAAGCTGGACTCTGATGGTCTTGCACTGCTTCTCCAAGGAACCACTGAGGGGCCAAGCAGCAAAGTACTGGGGAACAGGCCCTGGTGGGCCAGGAAAATGGAACCAATTTTTTAAGCCAAGTGGAGCAAGACAAACAGGGAAAACCAAGACAAGATATCTCATAGAGACGGCTACTCCAACCAACTAAAAGAAGGCCACTGGGCCTGGGAAGCTTTATATCTTCCAGAAGCCCCTCCACTGTGAATTAGAGCTGGGAGCTGGCAGAATAGAAGGCTGAGGGGTTCTGCAGACTAGATGGTTTCAGTCTTACCCCTCCAAGACGTTGTTAATCCACTGGATTGCAGCTCTCTTCTCTAGGTCAAGGTCTTCAGCAGTGACTGGATAACCTatctggaggggtgggggaaggatcaGTGGGCCATTTCGCCTGGTGGGTAGCAGCAGAGGAATCTTGCGTTTGCGGGGCCTGGAACTGTCAGATGACTGTGACCAATTtaagttttgtttcttccttaaGTGGCCATCTGCAATTTTTTCATCCTCGATCTTCCTCTGAGGTTCCATTGAGGCTGAAGGGTTAGGCCGATGGCCTTCCTCGCTGGTTTTCTCTGAGAGCTCATGAAGATGTGATGACTCTGGGCCCAGGAGTCCGGCTGCGCCTGGACCACTCCTCTGGAGCTGTGGGAAACCTCTTGTGGAGCTGTATGAACTGGTGATGGCATTTCGTTTGCTGCGTGAACTCAAAAAGTAGGTCTGGGATTTCCTAATCAGGATATCTTCCGAGCTCTTGGAACAGAGAACCAGAGGTCCAGGCCTGGGCACAAAGGAAGAGAGGACCCCGTTGATCATGAGGCGTCTAAACGCGGACTGTGCATTCCCACCTGGATTCGAGCCCCTTCTCTGTTTATCCTGACTCTCCTGGGCTGAGTgctctttcttttgctttgctaGCCCCTTTCTGCTCTCAGCCAAGGCTGTCaggtccttctcttcctttcctctcagtTGACCACTCTCTTCTAGGGCCCTCACCAGAATCTCCTTTACACAAAGGTTTGGGAGGtgaacagaaaatgaagaccatgtaCAGATGACTGTCTGCTTCAGAGGCAAACGGAGCGTCACTTTGCCCTTTGCGGATGCCATCCTCAGGATTACTGAGGTGTAGAAAATGTTGGAACTGCAAGCAGACGGCAATGGCTTCTGATGGCCACTCCGGGGCACAGAGCGAAAAAAACCCCAGAATAAACACCGGGCTTGCTGGATTGAATATTGCCGCCGATGGACTAGGACAAACCCGCGACGGTACAGACGACGACGGGGTGAAGCCATGAGACCCTCAAAGGACAGCCTGCGAGCCAGGTCCAGAGTTGGGGCCCCCGAGTGAACCCGGCAAGCTGGGGGAACACGGCTGGCGGTGTGCGCGGGCCCGAGGCGCTCGGGGCTCTCTGGCTGGTCCCCGCCCGGCAGAGCAGGTGACGACGGGCGAGGGCGAGGCCGGCTAAGGTAACCGCCCATGAGGCGCAATTCTGCACTGTCGGGACCCTCAAATGGAGTCTAGTGGCTCAGAGAGATTTCCGTTAGCTGCCTAAGGGGTGCCAGGCAAAGCGCTTACTGTTGGGTGGTGCCTGTGACGCGTCGTTGGAACGCGTGAGCGAAGAAAGGGGACGCTTAGGCCTGCACGAGGGAGGGGTAAGCGCACCCGGGTGCTTCCTGCCGGATGCGGCGTAGGTGTCGGCGGGGCGCAGGTGTCTGCGGGGCGCAGATGTCGGTGGGACGCAGGTGTCTCGGGGCGCCGGTGTCGGCGGGGCGCAGGT includes:
- the LOC128050335 gene encoding nuclear envelope pore membrane protein POM 121-like — protein: MGGYLSRPRPRPSSPALPGGDQPESPERLGPAHTASRVPPACRVHSGAPTLDLARRLSFEGLMASPRRRLYRRGFVLVHRRQYSIQQARCLFWGFFRSVPRSGHQKPLPSACSSNIFYTSVILRMASAKGKVTLRLPLKQTVICTWSSFSVHLPNLCVKEILVRALEESGQLRGKEEKDLTALAESRKGLAKQKKEHSAQESQDKQRRGSNPGGNAQSAFRRLMINGVLSSFVPRPGPLVLCSKSSEDILIRKSQTYFLSSRSKRNAITSSYSSTRGFPQLQRSGPGAAGLLGPESSHLHELSEKTSEEGHRPNPSASMEPQRKIEDEKIADGHLRKKQNLNWSQSSDSSRPRKRKIPLLLPTRRNGPLILPPPLQIGYPVTAEDLDLEKRAAIQWINNVLEG